One Thermofilum pendens Hrk 5 DNA segment encodes these proteins:
- a CDS encoding ATP-binding protein encodes MRLGVVVWAEGVTVKFRIAEDSVVERGMLVKVVDRGRRYVLKVVDFKPESLLTPAEVAIISSKADRGEKPQLRDRDLRLYDTAIATIVAQIDEDGEVHGPSSVPALFSPVEELGEEDLKMLRLHTGDIPIGRVRFGHSAVDVEVALDGAKTIPHHILVVGGTGAGKSNFGRVLAASILHLRGRYSLVVFDCESEYLLGSKPGEMGLAHLPFSEEYLFLVSARVPRPGRLRVELPELGEERSIPAYPLKMDVSRLKPGDFALTGEFSSPQEELLWLAYKQFGEGWVEALLSGDARTVYSRLGRMAGVNTISVTKRKIRYLTGDGSVFCRDCGYDLAAAVLSMVLKGRVVLIETPFATEGEEKLLATVVAERVFRAYERMRKELPEKWSQLPPVLIMVEEAHRYLGSQALGGKGEVRENVFSIIAKRGRKYKVGGLYITQMPSELMDAVVRQALTKVILSLPTRPDYLAVMNHSPYLDEAEAEIKTLDRGEAIVVSPPSGFRLAVSAKIYQYEEYALRLIQEEKRLLATREVSRTPEYADA; translated from the coding sequence TTGAGGCTCGGCGTCGTCGTGTGGGCTGAGGGCGTCACCGTGAAGTTCAGGATAGCCGAGGACTCTGTCGTCGAGAGGGGGATGCTGGTAAAGGTCGTAGACCGCGGCAGGAGGTACGTGTTGAAGGTAGTGGACTTCAAGCCCGAGAGCCTCTTGACGCCGGCGGAGGTAGCGATCATTAGTAGCAAGGCGGACAGAGGCGAGAAGCCCCAGCTGAGGGACAGGGACCTCAGGCTCTACGACACAGCCATAGCTACCATAGTGGCGCAGATAGACGAGGACGGCGAGGTTCACGGGCCGAGCAGCGTCCCGGCCCTCTTCTCCCCCGTCGAGGAGCTCGGCGAGGAGGACTTGAAGATGCTCAGGCTCCACACGGGGGACATACCGATAGGCAGGGTGAGGTTCGGCCACAGCGCCGTGGACGTCGAGGTCGCGCTGGACGGCGCGAAGACAATCCCCCACCACATACTCGTGGTCGGCGGGACGGGGGCGGGTAAGAGCAACTTCGGCAGGGTCCTGGCAGCCTCGATACTGCACCTCAGGGGGAGGTACAGCCTCGTCGTATTCGACTGCGAGAGCGAGTACCTGCTGGGCTCGAAGCCGGGCGAGATGGGACTGGCGCACCTGCCGTTCTCCGAGGAGTACCTCTTCCTCGTGTCGGCCAGGGTCCCCAGGCCCGGGAGGCTGAGGGTAGAGCTCCCGGAGCTCGGGGAGGAGAGGAGCATACCGGCCTACCCCCTCAAGATGGACGTCTCGCGCCTCAAGCCGGGGGACTTCGCGCTCACGGGCGAGTTCTCGAGCCCCCAGGAGGAGCTACTCTGGCTTGCCTACAAGCAGTTCGGGGAGGGGTGGGTGGAGGCGCTCCTCTCGGGGGACGCGAGGACAGTCTACTCGAGGCTCGGCAGGATGGCGGGCGTCAACACGATCAGCGTTACTAAGAGGAAGATCAGGTACCTGACGGGGGACGGCTCGGTATTCTGCAGGGACTGCGGCTACGACCTGGCGGCGGCCGTTCTCTCGATGGTCCTCAAGGGCAGGGTCGTTCTCATAGAAACCCCCTTCGCGACGGAAGGCGAGGAAAAGCTCCTAGCGACCGTGGTCGCCGAGAGGGTATTCAGGGCCTACGAGAGGATGCGCAAGGAGCTCCCGGAGAAGTGGAGCCAGCTCCCGCCCGTGCTCATAATGGTGGAGGAGGCGCACAGGTACCTCGGGTCCCAGGCGCTGGGCGGGAAGGGGGAGGTCAGGGAGAACGTGTTCTCCATAATAGCGAAGAGGGGCAGGAAGTACAAGGTCGGAGGGCTCTACATAACGCAGATGCCCAGCGAGCTCATGGACGCGGTGGTGAGGCAGGCGCTCACCAAGGTCATACTCTCCCTTCCAACGAGGCCCGACTACCTCGCCGTCATGAACCACAGCCCGTACCTCGACGAGGCCGAAGCCGAGATAAAGACCCTCGACAGGGGGGAGGCGATAGTGGTCAGCCCCCCGAGCGGCTTCAGGCTCGCGGTGTCCGCGAAGATATACCAGTACGAGGAGTACGCCCTCAGACTCATACAGGAAGAAAAGCGTCTGCTAGCTACCCGAGAGGTCTCGAGGACGCCCGAGTACGCCGATGCCTAG
- a CDS encoding DNA double-strand break repair nuclease NurA, whose amino-acid sequence MAGVALLEKAGYLGADVEMLVERVNEIYRKSGGAVQLTLLGEPARPYPYARFEGVVVRGPPVSESRFRAVEEVPHRELVYAVDAAARVLFDAGSFKIVSAKVAAGAWRGVERVKIFDPVKRVRVVESLDEAGDWLAEVELEAALRFAKENPGALILLDRPLFFRSGSRARRVFKALVERDWRVVGIPKSSSIRLSSGESAVGYVARLGNRLFKGLPWAYYPLLEGERLGGVGLGVGAARLSPDAAAFRVDVTWELAVRADFDYLAGMLAYLQDFTSPGYPLPLKIVHNLSRISDDELSMDRELLLEELGVGRAESAGRRLLEDSGGSEFKSKYLWGGVG is encoded by the coding sequence GTGGCAGGCGTGGCGCTACTCGAGAAGGCTGGCTACCTAGGCGCGGACGTCGAGATGCTCGTCGAAAGGGTGAACGAGATCTACAGGAAGAGCGGCGGGGCTGTGCAGCTAACCCTCCTCGGCGAGCCCGCGCGCCCCTACCCGTACGCTAGGTTCGAGGGCGTCGTCGTGAGGGGGCCACCGGTCTCGGAGTCGAGGTTCAGGGCTGTGGAGGAGGTCCCGCACAGGGAGCTCGTCTACGCAGTCGACGCGGCGGCGAGGGTACTCTTCGACGCGGGGAGCTTTAAGATAGTCTCCGCGAAGGTCGCCGCGGGCGCGTGGAGGGGGGTTGAGCGCGTCAAGATATTCGACCCCGTAAAGAGGGTTAGGGTCGTCGAGAGCCTGGACGAGGCTGGCGACTGGCTCGCGGAGGTCGAGCTCGAAGCTGCGCTGAGGTTCGCCAAGGAGAACCCGGGTGCGCTGATACTACTGGACAGGCCCCTCTTCTTCAGGTCGGGCTCTAGGGCTAGGAGGGTCTTCAAGGCGCTGGTCGAGAGGGACTGGAGGGTCGTCGGGATCCCGAAGTCCTCCTCTATACGCCTCTCGAGCGGCGAAAGCGCGGTCGGCTACGTCGCGAGGCTCGGGAACAGGCTCTTCAAGGGGCTTCCCTGGGCGTACTACCCGCTCCTCGAGGGCGAGAGGCTGGGGGGTGTGGGGCTAGGGGTCGGCGCGGCGAGGCTGTCGCCGGACGCGGCGGCGTTCAGGGTCGACGTGACGTGGGAGCTGGCCGTGAGGGCCGACTTCGACTACCTGGCCGGCATGCTCGCGTACCTCCAGGACTTCACCTCTCCGGGCTACCCGTTGCCGCTGAAGATCGTGCACAACCTTTCGAGGATTAGCGATGACGAGCTCTCGATGGACAGGGAGCTACTCCTGGAGGAGCTCGGGGTGGGCAGGGCGGAGTCCGCGGGTAGGAGGCTCCTGGAGGACAGCGGGGGCTCCGAGTTCAAGTCGAAGTACCTGTGGGGTGGTGTGGGTTGA
- a CDS encoding DUF6293 family protein produces the protein MVVTVHYVGFHPRLILEGFERVRLRHPVERVYLLYDGKPDKYGAVSRYNVKRLAEVLSFFKPVLVKVNPLSQESIASQVYQVLLHEKRLGASEVLIDVTDMPPLMVAVVSTVALMFPNCRLYAVQPEQIGAFIPDPETPEFADFIRAKDNLTASDLKTVDRPRVSLEVIDDGEGGEEARRVLVTLYVKGSADSITTLIRWVTGLPPDRKPDPTLKASYSRLVSELEERGLVVRRHEGRNRSVELTDLGKAIAEAYLKLGETPSPKLPPLPMPKPATTLDLA, from the coding sequence ATGGTAGTGACTGTCCACTACGTGGGCTTCCACCCCCGCCTGATCCTCGAGGGCTTCGAGAGGGTCAGGCTGAGGCACCCGGTCGAGCGAGTGTACCTCCTCTACGACGGGAAGCCGGACAAGTACGGCGCCGTCTCGAGGTACAACGTGAAGAGGCTCGCAGAGGTGCTCTCGTTCTTCAAGCCCGTCCTCGTAAAGGTTAACCCGCTGAGCCAGGAGAGCATAGCCTCGCAGGTCTACCAGGTGTTGCTCCACGAGAAGAGGCTGGGCGCCTCGGAGGTGCTGATAGACGTTACCGACATGCCGCCGCTAATGGTCGCAGTCGTGTCGACGGTGGCGTTGATGTTCCCGAACTGCAGGCTTTACGCCGTGCAACCCGAGCAGATAGGCGCCTTCATACCGGACCCCGAGACCCCCGAGTTCGCCGACTTCATAAGAGCTAAGGACAACCTGACGGCCTCCGACCTGAAGACTGTCGATAGGCCCAGGGTGAGCCTAGAGGTTATCGACGACGGGGAGGGCGGGGAGGAAGCCCGCAGAGTCCTAGTAACGCTGTACGTGAAGGGCTCCGCCGACAGCATAACGACCCTGATACGCTGGGTTACGGGGCTACCGCCGGACAGGAAGCCCGACCCAACGCTCAAAGCGAGCTACAGCAGGCTAGTCTCGGAGCTGGAGGAGAGAGGCCTCGTCGTCAGGAGGCACGAGGGAAGGAATAGGAGCGTCGAGCTCACAGACCTCGGGAAGGCCATAGCGGAGGCATACCTGAAGCTCGGGGAAACCCCGTCCCCGAAGCTACCGCCGCTCCCAATGCCCAAGCCCGCGACAACCCTCGACCTCGCGTAG
- a CDS encoding PaREP1 family protein, with protein MSFSEALTKAWKAVELARREVDEYRKDREPLRLRNACEKGWLAVVLATDALLVALGYGKPESYRERRELLGKLEREKPEIARLGLRDRFGARGYYLHVQGYHEGALGADEVAEELEKVERYVGDVERIVESERSAHVERAKA; from the coding sequence GTGAGCTTTAGCGAAGCATTGACCAAGGCATGGAAAGCCGTTGAGCTGGCGCGTAGAGAGGTCGACGAGTACAGGAAGGACCGTGAGCCCTTAAGACTGAGGAACGCGTGCGAGAAGGGTTGGCTGGCGGTGGTTTTAGCTACAGACGCTCTTCTGGTTGCACTTGGCTACGGGAAGCCTGAGAGCTATAGGGAGAGGAGGGAGCTCTTGGGGAAGCTTGAAAGAGAGAAGCCGGAGATAGCTAGGCTCGGGTTGAGGGACAGATTCGGGGCGAGAGGCTACTACCTCCATGTGCAGGGATACCATGAGGGGGCGCTGGGGGCGGACGAGGTCGCCGAGGAGCTGGAGAAGGTGGAAAGATACGTCGGAGATGTGGAGCGCATAGTTGAAAGCGAGCGCTCGGCGCACGTAGAGAGAGCTAAAGCTTAA
- a CDS encoding NAD+ synthase — MRYVLPPINAERVAEYIARRLRWYVREYAGKRAGVVGVSGGVDSAVVAFLTARALGPENTYCYVLPSFATPKEDVEDALRVIEALGLPDGNWEVISVDPILKSFEEVLGEMDRVARGNVMARIRMIILHEKAYAHNALVIGTGDKSELLLGYFTKYGDGGVDVLPIGGLYKTHVRQLARYLGVPERIVEKPSSPRLWPGQTAEGELGAPYELVDSVLYLRFEKWLPEERIAEELGVEVGVVKRILEMVKRSQHKRMMPEVFHVGQRDLGSDWRYPRQWF, encoded by the coding sequence TTGAGGTACGTGTTACCCCCGATAAACGCCGAGAGAGTCGCCGAGTACATAGCGAGGAGGCTCAGGTGGTACGTCAGGGAGTACGCCGGCAAGCGTGCAGGCGTCGTCGGAGTTAGCGGGGGCGTGGACTCGGCGGTGGTAGCCTTCCTCACGGCCCGGGCCCTGGGGCCCGAGAACACGTACTGCTACGTGCTCCCCTCCTTCGCGACGCCCAAGGAGGACGTCGAAGACGCTCTGCGCGTAATAGAGGCGCTCGGGCTACCGGACGGCAACTGGGAGGTTATAAGCGTGGACCCGATCCTGAAGAGCTTCGAGGAGGTCCTCGGGGAGATGGACAGGGTGGCGAGGGGGAACGTTATGGCGAGGATCAGGATGATAATACTCCACGAGAAGGCCTACGCCCACAACGCGCTCGTGATCGGCACGGGCGACAAGAGCGAGCTCCTGCTAGGCTACTTCACGAAGTACGGGGACGGGGGAGTGGACGTCCTGCCTATAGGAGGGCTCTACAAGACCCATGTAAGGCAACTGGCAAGGTACCTGGGAGTCCCCGAGAGAATAGTGGAGAAGCCAAGCTCCCCCAGGCTCTGGCCCGGCCAGACAGCCGAGGGCGAGCTCGGAGCCCCGTACGAGCTCGTAGACTCAGTGCTCTACCTCAGGTTCGAGAAGTGGTTGCCCGAGGAGAGGATCGCGGAGGAGCTGGGCGTCGAGGTCGGCGTGGTGAAGCGCATCCTGGAGATGGTGAAGAGGTCTCAGCACAAGAGGATGATGCCGGAGGTCTTCCACGTCGGCCAGAGGGACCTAGGCTCGGACTGGAGGTACCCGCGGCAGTGGTTCTAG
- a CDS encoding nitrilase-related carbon-nitrogen hydrolase has product MRDRLRVGVAQIHSLLGDVRRNLEKHLEYVERARELGVEVLAFPELSLTGYLLRDLAYEVSDAAREALGEIAEASRGLCVLVGLVHEPRAGIYENSVAVVRDGSVAGVVSKLYLPDYGLFEESRYFREGSCSREGVFECGGWRVAPIICEDAWHPEPAELAARRGADVVFIHASSPIRGLYGSGEANIERVWEAIAVTRAVENACYVVFANRVGPEDEEYFWGGSMVVAPDGEVVARAKKMEEELLVADLDLYRLRASRRFSSFKRHRRDIHVVLGELD; this is encoded by the coding sequence TTGAGGGATCGGTTGAGAGTCGGGGTTGCGCAGATACACTCGTTGCTGGGGGACGTGAGGAGGAACCTCGAAAAGCACCTGGAGTACGTTGAGAGGGCTAGGGAGCTGGGGGTAGAGGTCCTCGCCTTCCCGGAGCTCTCCCTCACGGGCTACCTGCTAAGGGACCTGGCGTACGAGGTTTCGGACGCGGCGCGCGAGGCTCTGGGCGAGATCGCGGAGGCTTCGCGGGGGCTCTGCGTGCTCGTAGGCCTGGTGCATGAGCCGCGCGCTGGGATCTACGAGAACAGCGTGGCCGTGGTGAGGGACGGCTCTGTCGCGGGGGTAGTGTCGAAGCTGTACCTGCCCGACTACGGGCTGTTCGAGGAGAGCAGGTACTTCAGGGAGGGGAGTTGTAGCCGCGAAGGCGTGTTCGAGTGCGGGGGGTGGCGCGTCGCCCCGATAATCTGTGAGGACGCCTGGCACCCGGAGCCAGCGGAGCTCGCCGCGAGGAGGGGGGCGGACGTGGTGTTTATCCACGCGTCTTCGCCGATAAGGGGCCTCTACGGGTCGGGCGAGGCGAACATAGAGAGGGTGTGGGAGGCCATAGCCGTTACCAGGGCTGTGGAGAATGCTTGCTACGTTGTCTTCGCAAACAGGGTGGGGCCGGAGGACGAGGAGTACTTCTGGGGAGGATCCATGGTCGTGGCGCCCGACGGCGAGGTCGTTGCAAGGGCGAAGAAGATGGAGGAGGAACTGCTGGTAGCAGACCTGGACCTGTACAGGCTGAGAGCTTCGAGGAGGTTCAGCTCGTTCAAGAGGCACAGGCGCGATATACACGTCGTCCTAGGTGAGCTGGATTGA